GAGATATTACAATGAAACTCAGACATGTTTCATTGGAATGTGGGGCCAAGTAGAATGTGCATACAACttgagtttttcctcttttttttttagacaataaaagCCTTGTTCCACCCAGTGCTGTCAGAAGTAGGACCTTATCCACTTGATAGCTGAGCCATGTTTCACTGGCCTTAAGATAGACATCATGTCTTCCTATGAATAATTGCAGTGAGATTGAGAAACACCCTGATCAATTTTGAAAACTCTTCATTTAATCCACCCACAGTAAGAGTTTAATTAATCACAACAACCCCAGCTTGATAGGCTTTTGGGGAAGTATTGAAATACCCCCCCATCTGTCAGTATGAATTTACttgaacacaaacaaatcacAAGTTGTGTttccaaaattttattttaaagcttcacACTAGCCtttatgagaataaaacatgtgtggaaaatgttcatttgGAACAACAGGTAGGTACTCAATGGGATACAACTGTGCAGGGGCATCAGTAGGACCCTGGGTAGTTGCAGGAGACTCTGTAGTTTTAGCTGAAATTGTTGTTGTCTTCTGTCCTGAAGTTGGAGACTTTGGAGGTTTTTCAGTTGGATAAGGCAAGAAGGGAGGGAATTCTGGAAACTGATGCCAGTATGGGACAGGGAAATATGGTGGAAAGGGAATCTGAGGATATGGGACTTTAGATACTGATGTGGTAGGTGGTGGGGCAGTCGTCTGAGGTGGGAAAGGGTACAAGTACAGGGGTAAGGGAAGTTTTGGAAGTTGTGGCACAGGTTGTGCAGGTTCATCCAGTGTAGGGAAGAGATGAgaataaaagtcaaagtaaGGCTGGCTGGGCATCTGGGGAACCTGTAGCATCTGGGGAACCTGCTCAAAGTAAGGCTGGCTGGGCATCTGGGGAACCTGTGGCATCTGGGGAACCTGTGGCATCTGGGGAACCTGTGGCATCTGGGGAACCTGCTCAAAGTAAGGCTGGCTGGGCATCTGGGGAACCTGTGGCATCTGGGGAACCTGCTCAAAGTAAGGCTGGCTGGGCATCTGGGGAACCTGTGGCATCTGGGGAACCTGCTCAAAGTAAGGCTGGCTGGGCATCTGGGGAACCTGCAGCATCTGGGGAACCTGCAGCATCTGGGGAACCTGCAGCATCTGGGGAACCTGCAGCATCTGGGGAACCTGCTCAAAGTAAGGCTGGCTGGGCATCTGGGGAACCTGCAGCATCTGGGGAACCTGCTCAAAGTAAGGCTGGCTGGGCATCTGGGGAACCTGTGGCACCTTGGTTCTTGCATGTTTGGGACATAACAGAGACAGAGGATGGCCTTGCCAGAGTAGTGGTAGCATGTAATTTCCTCCCTTgtgatgcaataaaaaaaaaaaaaataaatagattacatttgaacagaacattacatttgctcatttctttaagttttatGCAAAGCAGTAACTCCATAAGAAATCTCCAAGTTCAGGAATTTATCCGAGCATCTTGCAAAGTTAAGAGACAGTTTTACCTCAACACAAAccattttaaagcaatttacAGGATACCTGCTGAATCATGTTGCAGCCATCATACGGAGCAATCAGAACAAATGCCATCGAGTTCCCATGCATTCTGTAGCCACATTTTGGAGGGACCATGGAAAGAGGCACCGGGGGCTCATGTGCTGTGGAGTGGGGGGACATCAGTATCCACTCCAAGTAACAAATTTTCTTTGAACATGTTGGTTTTACCTTGCTCCACTGCAAGTTGTGAAGCTCCAGGTCCAAGTGACCTGAACTTCATGTGGTCACCAAAACAATGCAGAGAGGTTGCTAAGGGGTTCCATTTCTCCTTGGAGGTCTCTTCCATGTCAGCCTGCTGAGACCAGCCTATGAaggaaagggaagaaaaaaaaatgtcactcaAGATTCAGATAAAACTTTAGTACAGGCTGGAGACATCTTCCTTATATTAAGTATTTGTGAAATACATACCAGCAAAATCTGCTTGATAATCAGTTTCATCATCCACTGAAGCGTTTTTAGAGTGCTTTTTGCTTCCATGTGGGACCTCAAAAACCCTCCCGAACACGATGTTTCCTTCTTGAACTCGACCTGAGGGAGGAAAACCAGTTTCTCTCTGCACGATTCGTCTCTGGGACTTCCTCAGTCGAAAGCAGTCTGTAGTTTTCACCCAGTAACACGTCAGAATAACAAGTGCAGCCAAACAAACAGCGGGATTTTTCACCTTTTCTCTACCCATCGTTCAAACCTGCGCAACCTCTACGAAGAAATCTGTGAAGTATTAATTTGTCACGCCTTTTTAAATAACTCGTCGTTTGGAGGCAAAGACAGTATGTGCTGGACCGGCCAATGAAATGGCGCGAGAGAAAGCTGCGCGTAATCAGCTGGGACTAGCTACACCTGATCACCTTTTGGTCTGAACAGTTTCGTTACCACTGCGCGGCCCTTTAAATCCTTCTAAGTATGCATTAATGCTGGCGCGTTGGCACAGCATTTCAAATATGCGCAATAGGCCTAAatgaaaaaatctaaatcttttttttttttcccgatTTTTCCTTTGCGACAATCTTACAACGtactgcagtgtgtggtgtgttacgtgGTGGTGTGCTGAATTTGCCCTAACTAAAATCTAATAATAGTGTAGACAACCAGATTTCATTGATAAAGAAAAAGTAGCCAGCTTTATTTAATGTATAATCATTCAACTCTTGGGCTGTCTTGCAGGTCAAAAGTGACCCACTAGCATGTTTAGCTgtggaaagaaaatctaaacaGACAAACAATCTAAACAACTGTTAAGAACAATAAACAAtcctttattgtttattatataAACAATCTTTTTCTGACTTGAAATCTTATGACTTTTTCTAAATTGACCCCATCATTAGAAAATgtaatactttgtttttatttacatttccatGTGGGCTGTACACCACTATAAGGTACAAGGATAGTCTTATGGGTCATTTTTGACCTGTGAGttataaaaccatttaaaataccagaaaaagAGTTCAAAGGCCACACACAAATTCTctctaatacacacacacacacacacgcacacacacgcacacgcatgcATCCCTCGTCCccctcacacacatgcacactcacACGTACATATGAAAGAAACTAGATTGGTGTACGAATTGAACTTGCATTTTATCTGCACCTGCACTCTCAATTTGCAGCTAACCCCTCCCATTAAGCtcccaaacacaacaaaaaacaatctcagacataataaaaaataaattaggtaCAGAGAATATGGCCCTGCGACAGACAgatgacctgtccaggatgtaccccacctctcacccaaAACGTTTGCTGGAGATCCCCACTAgagacaagggtgttagaaaatggatggatagaaatAGATAGAGGATATGAA
This is a stretch of genomic DNA from Gambusia affinis linkage group LG12, SWU_Gaff_1.0, whole genome shotgun sequence. It encodes these proteins:
- the LOC122840822 gene encoding leucine-rich repeat extensin-like protein 2 isoform X39, which codes for MGREKVKNPAVCLAALVILTCYWVKTTDCFRLRKSQRRIVQRETGFPPSGRVQEGNIVFGRVFEVPHGSKKHSKNASVDDETDYQADFAGWSQQADMEETSKEKWNPLATSLHCFGDHMKFRSLGPGASQLAVEQAHEPPVPLSMVPPKCGYRMHGNSMAFVLIAPYDGCNMIQQGGNYMLPLLWQGHPLSLLCPKHARTKVPQVPQMPSQPYFEQVPQMPQVPQMPSQPYFEQVPQMPQVPQMPSQPYFEQVPQMPQVPQMPQVPQMPQVPQMPSQPYFEQVPQMLQVPQMPSQPYFDFYSHLFPTLDEPAQPVPQLPKLPLPLYLYPFPPQTTAPPPTTSVSKVPYPQIPFPPYFPVPYWHQFPEFPPFLPYPTEKPPKSPTSGQKTTTISAKTTESPATTQGPTDAPAQLYPIEYLPVVPNEHFPHMFYSHKG
- the LOC122840822 gene encoding protein app1-like isoform X16, which gives rise to MGREKVKNPAVCLAALVILTCYWVKTTDCFRLRKSQRRIVQRETGFPPSGRVQEGNIVFGRVFEVPHGSKKHSKNASVDDETDYQADFAGWSQQADMEETSKEKWNPLATSLHCFGDHMKFRSLGPGASQLAVEQAHEPPVPLSMVPPKCGYRMHGNSMAFVLIAPYDGCNMIQQGGNYMLPLLWQGHPLSLLCPKHARTKVPQVPQMPSQPYFEQVPQMLQVPQMPSQPYFEQVPQMLQVPQMLQVPQMLQVPQMLQVPQMPSQPYFEQVPQMPQVPQMPQVPQMPQVPQMPQVPQMPQVPQMPSQPYFEQVPQMLQVPQMPSQPYFDFYSHLFPTLDEPAQPVPQLPKLPLPLYLYPFPPQTTAPPPTTSVSKVPYPQIPFPPYFPVPYWHQFPEFPPFLPYPTEKPPKSPTSGQKTTTISAKTTESPATTQGPTDAPAQLYPIEYLPVVPNEHFPHMFYSHKG